The genomic segment GTCCCGCCGGAACACCCTCGCCGCCCGGATCCGATGGGACGAACTCTGGCGCGCCGATCCGGGCGAGCAATTCCTTCTCGATCACCTGAACGGTCTCCGCGGCTTCGGATCGGCGAGCGGCGCCGGGGTCCGCCGCCTGGTGATCAACGTGGAGAACCGTTTCTTCTCGAGCATACGCTTCTACACGCTCGCCTTCGGAGCCGCCTTCTTTTTCGACGCGGGCGCCACTTGGGATCGCCGGGATGCGGTTCGCGCGGAGGACATTCGCTCCTCCTTCGGCGCCGGCCTCCGCGTGGGATTGACCAAATCGCGCAACTCGAACGTCTTCCGAGTGGACGTCGCCAAAAACCTCGAGGACGGTTCCCTTTCCGCCCATGTCGGCCTCGGGCAGATCTTTTCTCTCGCCTCTCCCTTCACCGACTTCACCAACGATCCCTCCCCCTGAGCCGGCCCGCGCCCGGACACGCTTTGTGCGGCTTGACTAACCCGTTTGTTCGGGAGAAGATGGTGAGTCGCCTCGCCGCGGCGACGGGGAGAAGAGATGTCCGCGAGGGTACGCGAGTTGGAGGGCTGGTTTCGCGAAGCGGAGTCGGTCTTGGTCGCCTTCTCGGGGGGGACGGACAGCGCGCTTCTCGCCCGTGTGGCGCACGATGTACTCGGCGAGCGCGCGGCGGCGGTCACCGGCGTTTCCCACTCCCGTTCCGCGGCGGACCGGGAGTGGGCGGAGAAGGTCGCGCGCGAGATCGGCATCCGCCATCGGTTCGTCGAAACCGGCGAATGGGAGGATCCCCGATTCCTCGCCAACGACGGGGAACGGTGTTACCTCTGTAAGCGGGAGCTCTTCCGGCTTTGCGCGGAGAAAGCGCGGGAGGGGGGTTTCCGCCTCGTGGCGGAGGGTTCGCAGGTCGGAGACCGCGACGATCACCGGCCCGGATTCCGAGCGGCGGTGGAAGCGGGTGTCCGTTCCCCCTTCCTGGAGATCGGGATGGACAAGCGGGAGATCCGGTCGCTCTCCCGCGAACTGGGTCTTCCGACATGGAACAGGCCCACGGGCGCTTGTCTCGCCACGAGGATTCCCCCGGGAACGGCGATCACGGGTGAGCGGATCGCCCGTGCGGAGAAGGCGGAGGCCTTTCTGCGCGGCGAGGGTTTCGGGACGGTGCGGGTCAGGCTCGACGGGCCGAACGCCCGAATCGAAACCGGCGCCGTCGAAATCGATCGATTCGCGGACGCGGACCTTCGCCTCCGGATCGCCGCGCGTTTTCGGGAGATCGGTTTCGAGAGAACCTCGCTCGACATCGAGGGGTACCGAGAGAAAGACGGAGGGGTGTAAGCGATGCGCGTTTCCCGATCCTTCCCTTTCGAGGCGGCCCACCGCCTGGAAGAATACGAGGGGAAATGCGAAACCCTCCACGGGCATACCTGGCGGATCGAAGTGACCTTGGAAGCTCCGGTCGGCCCGGACGGCCTCGCTTTCGATTTCGTCGTACTGGAGCGGGAGGTGCGGAAACACGTTCTCGCGCACCTCGACCATACATACTTAAATGACGTGCTGCCCGTCCCGTCCGCGGAGAGGGTGGCGCTCTGGGCTTGGGAGCGGCTCTCCCATCTGCCCTTGGCGGAGATCCGAATATGGGAAACCCCGGATTGTGTCGTGAGCTATGACGGATCGCACGGAAGCGGATCGAAACAGGACGGATGATCGTCTCCGGGACGAGGTGATCCGGACCCACATGGGCGCTTATGAGCGCCGTTACCAGCGACGCTGGGGGAAGGAACCGCCGAACCGGTCCCTCCCCCGGGTGGCGCTCATCCATGACGCGCCGGCGGATGACGGTGAGAATCCTCTTCGGAACATCCTCGGATCCGGTGGCGCGGCGGTGGAGGAATGGCGCTCCGGCGGCGAGCCGATTCGGATCGAGACTCCTTTCCGGGCTCTGGTGGTGTCCGCCGCCGAGATCGGGGGGGAGAGCGAGCTGGACCATTTCCGCCGGTTCCTCCGGCGGGCCATCGGCCGCTCCACGCTGATCGCCGGTCTCGGCCCGGGCGTGCTCCTTCTCGCCCGGGAGGGCTTTCTGGGCGGGCGGCGGGCGTCCGGCGCCCCGGATCACAAAGAGTTCCTGGCCGCGCACAATGTGCACTGGGCGGACGCCTCGGTGGTCCGCGACGGACCCTTTCTCACCTGCCGGGATCCGGAGTCGGCGAGCGATCTCGCGGACGAGCTGATGGAGATGATCCGGACCGCCGGCGAGGAGGGATGATGCATCACGAGGATGAGCCCGGCGCCCGCGGAGTTCCCACGGAGGAGCAGATCCGCGACCTTCTCCGCGGCATCGGCGAGAACCCCGACAGGGAGGGGCTCGTTCGGACGCCGAGGAGGGTGATCGAGGCGTTCCGTTTTCTCACCAGCGGCTACGACATGACGGCGGAGGAAGTGGTCAACGGAGCGATCTTCGAGGAGAGCGACGTCGACGAGATGGTGATGATCCGCGGGATCGAGATGTACAGTCTCTGCGAACATCACCTGCTCCCCTTCTACGGCAAGTGCCACGTCGCTTACATTCCGAACGGAAGGGTGATCGGCCTCTCCAAGATTCCCCGGATCGTGGAGGTCTATTCGCGGCGCCTGCAGCTCCAGGAGCGTCTCACCAACCAAATCGCCGAGGCGGTGCAGAGGATTCTGAAACCGCGGGGGGTGGCGGTGGTGATCGACGCGATCCATCTCTGCATGGCGATGCGCGGCGTGGAAAAGCAGAGCGCTTTCACCAAAACGAGCGCCCTCCTCGGCGGTTTCCGAAACCAGCCGCAGACGCGGGCGGAGTTCTTCTCTCTTCTCCGCGAAAACCAGGGATAGGCGCCGGACGCCGGCGGGAAGGAACGGGATGGGCGGAATCCGGGAAAAGGTACGACGCTCCCGCGACTATCTGGGAAACGCCTGGGAGGAATGGGACGGCGATCTCACGCGCTACGACTGGAAGGTGGACACCCCGAAGGGTACTTTTCTGCTTCTGTTCGCCCTCTTCTGGATCGCCGCGGTCGGCGTTCTTTGGCTCGCCTGGTATCTGATCCTTCCACGCCTACAGTCTTTTCACCCCCGGGCGCCGTTGCTCTCCGGTCTTCTCTTTCTGGTCGGCGGCGCGACGGTGGTGCTCGTCAGCCTCTCGGTGATCCTGAGCGTCCTCACGAACCGGAACCTGTTGGTCACCCGCCTCGCCCTCTTCATGTTGATCCTGGCGGCCAAGCCGATGGCGCGCATCGCCGGGCGTTTCGGCCTCTCCCAGGACCGCGTGTGGAACTCCTTCCTCAAGATCCACAATCTGCTGGTCCGTTTCATCGACGGCGAAAGGCGAACCGACAAGATCCTGGTTCTCCTGCCGCGCTGTCTCGCCGGCGACGCCCGCAAGAGACTGACGGCAATCGCCGAGCGTTACCGCTGCCTTCTCTACACCGCCGGCGGCGGATCGGAGGCGCTCGCAAAGGTGCGCAGCGTGCAGCCCCGTGCGATCGTCGCCGTCGCCTGCGAGAGGGACCTCATCTCCGGCATCCGGGACGTGGGAACGAACATCCCGGTGCTCGCCATCCCCAACATCCGGGACAACGGCCCCTGCCGGATCACACACGTGGATTCGGAGGAGTTCGAGAGGGCGGTCCGCTTCTTCACCGAAGGGACCGCGCCTGCCGAGGCGGAACCGGCGACGGCGAACCCGGTCTGATTCATTCCGGTAAGAACAAAACGGGGAGGGCGTGATCGGCTCAGCGGCCCGTTCCTTCCGGATGCCCGCCGGGATGTCCTCCCGGATGTCCCCCTTCGTCGCTCTTTACGCCGAGAAGTACGGGAAGAGCGAGGGGCTCGCCGTCCCGGATCAATTCGACGATGACCTCCTGGCCGGGCCGATGGGAGCGGAGCACCTCGGCGTAAGTGCGGAGATTGGGGATCGACCACCCGCCGAGAGCCCTGATCAGGTCGCCGGGGAGTATCCCCGCCTTTTCGGCCGGCGAACCGGGGACGATGTCGCCGACAACGACCCCTTCCCCTTCCGGAGCTGTAAAGTCCGGAACGGTCCCCATGTAGGCTCGGGGGCCGGACGAATCGGGGGGAACAGGAGTGTATTGAGGCGATATAACGGGAAGCGGGAGCATGGGGTTTTTTGATAGACCGAGTTTTCCCCAAAGAGGCGCGTCCGTGTAGAGATAGTCGCGTACCCGGAGGAGCCCTTCCCGGTCGATCTTTTCCGCCGTATCGGTCGGCCTGTGATAATCGGCGTGGGGACCGGTGAAGAGGAAGAGAGAGGGGATCCCGGCGGCGAGGAAGCTCCCCATGTCCCCCGCCTCGTATCCGGTCGTCATGCGCTTGAGGGGCATCGTATTATCCGAAGCGTCATAGAAGTGATTCGCCGGATCCCGGTGAGAACCT from the Candidatus Eisenbacteria bacterium genome contains:
- the larE gene encoding ATP-dependent sacrificial sulfur transferase LarE, producing MSARVRELEGWFREAESVLVAFSGGTDSALLARVAHDVLGERAAAVTGVSHSRSAADREWAEKVAREIGIRHRFVETGEWEDPRFLANDGERCYLCKRELFRLCAEKAREGGFRLVAEGSQVGDRDDHRPGFRAAVEAGVRSPFLEIGMDKREIRSLSRELGLPTWNRPTGACLATRIPPGTAITGERIARAEKAEAFLRGEGFGTVRVRLDGPNARIETGAVEIDRFADADLRLRIAARFREIGFERTSLDIEGYREKDGGV
- a CDS encoding 6-carboxytetrahydropterin synthase, with the translated sequence MRVSRSFPFEAAHRLEEYEGKCETLHGHTWRIEVTLEAPVGPDGLAFDFVVLEREVRKHVLAHLDHTYLNDVLPVPSAERVALWAWERLSHLPLAEIRIWETPDCVVSYDGSHGSGSKQDG
- a CDS encoding DJ-1/PfpI family protein — translated: MTDRTEADRNRTDDRLRDEVIRTHMGAYERRYQRRWGKEPPNRSLPRVALIHDAPADDGENPLRNILGSGGAAVEEWRSGGEPIRIETPFRALVVSAAEIGGESELDHFRRFLRRAIGRSTLIAGLGPGVLLLAREGFLGGRRASGAPDHKEFLAAHNVHWADASVVRDGPFLTCRDPESASDLADELMEMIRTAGEEG
- the folE gene encoding GTP cyclohydrolase I FolE, with amino-acid sequence MMHHEDEPGARGVPTEEQIRDLLRGIGENPDREGLVRTPRRVIEAFRFLTSGYDMTAEEVVNGAIFEESDVDEMVMIRGIEMYSLCEHHLLPFYGKCHVAYIPNGRVIGLSKIPRIVEVYSRRLQLQERLTNQIAEAVQRILKPRGVAVVIDAIHLCMAMRGVEKQSAFTKTSALLGGFRNQPQTRAEFFSLLRENQG
- a CDS encoding DUF116 domain-containing protein, which encodes MGGIREKVRRSRDYLGNAWEEWDGDLTRYDWKVDTPKGTFLLLFALFWIAAVGVLWLAWYLILPRLQSFHPRAPLLSGLLFLVGGATVVLVSLSVILSVLTNRNLLVTRLALFMLILAAKPMARIAGRFGLSQDRVWNSFLKIHNLLVRFIDGERRTDKILVLLPRCLAGDARKRLTAIAERYRCLLYTAGGGSEALAKVRSVQPRAIVAVACERDLISGIRDVGTNIPVLAIPNIRDNGPCRITHVDSEEFERAVRFFTEGTAPAEAEPATANPV
- a CDS encoding M20/M25/M40 family metallo-hydrolase, whose protein sequence is MRARALFLIPFLLVPAPAAAAATSVDPAEEIFAHVRALSSPLFEGREAGTDGAWRSADYVASRFKEAGLEPAGEGGSSWFHHFRIVENGDTAWCRNVAGVVDPEKDGPVLLIGAHHDHLGRKNGVLYPGADDDASGVAVLIETARLFAEENPWKGPVLFVAFSAEEKGALGSKAWIGRDDPLVKRTAGMINLDMVGRLEGKPLLIATEGSHRDPANHFYDASDNTMPLKRMTTGYEAGDMGSFLAAGIPSLFLFTGPHADYHRPTDTAEKIDREGLLRVRDYLYTDAPLWGKLGLSKNPMLPLPVISPQYTPVPPDSSGPRAYMGTVPDFTAPEGEGVVVGDIVPGSPAEKAGILPGDLIRALGGWSIPNLRTYAEVLRSHRPGQEVIVELIRDGEPLALPVLLGVKSDEGGHPGGHPGGHPEGTGR